ACATTCCGCTTGATGTGACATTGTCAGACGAAGTCGAGGAAATTTTGAAAAGTGCTCCGTTATTTATAGTGGATGAAACGATGCAAGCGATTGTCGTACATTCGAGTTTCCTAAAGAAGACGGAAGTGCACGCTAAGGAAATCTCAATCTCCAAAGACTCGCTACCAAGAACTTCTTTTGAGATTCAGGAGATTCGTCGTGATCATGGACCAATACTTTCTCCTTTAGCAGAAGCATTAGACGCTTCACTAGTCAAACCAGGTGAAACATTTTCGTTTTTACAATTCTTTGACGGACATTCGTTAACGGACCAGGAAGCGGTTAATTTCTTTGCATCCGTTTTATACAGTGTTGTATTGCAAGCAGAAGTTTCAATTTTAGAACGGCATTCCCAACATACATTGCCCAATTTTTTAGAACCTGGCATCGAAGTAGATGTAAGTGAACGATTACATAGAGATTTTGTCTTTAGAAATGACAGTCAAACACCGATGATTTTTGCGTCGAAGATTGATAATGAAAAACTGTTGATTGAACTATACACATTGGAAAGTGATAGGACGATTACATACGTAGTTCATAAAAAAGAAGTAAAACCGCGAACGATTTATCGATTGTCCTCATCGGTACGCCGTGGCACAGAGAAGCTGCTGCAAGAAGGAGAGAGCGGTTACCAAGTGACGGTTACTAAAAAAATCGTTGATCAAACTGGAACTGAATTAGAAGAACACATAAGCCGCGACTTTTATCCGCCGAAACATAAAATTGTTATAGTTTCGTCTGATGAACCAGTTCAAATAGAAACGAATGAAGTTAGTGAGCAAGAAGCAACGAATACAGAAGAGAAGAAGGAATCAAATAGCGAAACGAATCATGAACAAACATCTGAAGAAAATCGTTCGACAGAAAGAGATAGCGAACAAAATGAGATAGAAGAAAGCCCTCCGAAAGAAGTGATGTACGACAAAGGGGGCAATGTCATCACAGATCAGGATGATTAACAAAGGTGGGGATAAGAATGGTCATTCAAAATCGAAAACGGCTCGGTGATTTACTCATTGAATCCAATGTTATTCAACCCGAACAATTAGAAAAAGCATTGAAAAATAAAAGTCGTGATGAAAAATTAGGTGACTATTTAATTGAACAACAGCTGATTACTGAACAACAATTAATTGAAGTATTGGAATTTCAGCTTGGCATTCCACATGTCAATTTGAATCAATACTCTATAGAACCTGAGCTGATTCAGTTAGTACCAAAAGAATTGGCAAAGCGTGCGAATTTAATGCCGATTCGACGAGACCGAAACAAGTTGTTAATCGCAATGGCGGACCCGATGGATTATTTTGCGATTGAAGAGTTACGGATGGCAACGGGCTGCCAAATTGAAACAAGTATTGCCGCAAAAGATGATATATTCCGGACGATTACGAAGTATTATGATTTACAAGAATCAATGGAAGAAGCACTTGAAGACTTACTGCCTACGAATTTAGATGATGAAAATCAAATTACAGATGAAGATTCACCAATCGTACGGTTAGTGAACCAAATTATTGCGAATGCAGTGGCGGAACGGGCAAGTGATATTCACTTTGATCCGCAAGAAACGGAGTTAAAAGTCCGTTATCGTATCGACGGTGTCATGAGAGATGAACGTTCATTGCCGAAAAACATGCAAGATATTATTACGGCGCGCGTAAAAATTATGGGGAATTTAAATATAACGGAAAATCGAATTCCGCAAGACGGCCGCATTAGTTCGGTTGTTAATTTTAAGCCGATTGACATACGATTATCGACTTTACCAACTATTTTCGGTGAGAAAATTGTTATGCGTGTGCTCGATTTAAGTACCGTATTAAATGATATTGATATGCTTGGATTTACAAACGATAACCTGGGAAAGTTCCGAAATATGTTACAAAAACCGAATGGTATTGTGTTAATTACAGGGCCGACTGGGTCGGGTAAATCTTCTACATTATACGCAGCGCTCAATCATTTAAACGAAGAGGCAATCAATATTATTACAGTAGAAGATCCAGTAGAGTATCAACTTGCTGGGGTGAACCAAATTCAAGTGAGAGAAGAAATTGGGATGACTTTTGCAACGGGACTTCGGTCAATTTTACGACAAGATCCGGATGTGATTATGATCGGGGAAATTCGTGATTCTGAAACGGCTGAAATTGCGATTCGTTCCTCGTTAACAGGACACCTCGTATTAAGTACATTACATACAAACAGTGCGATTGAATCCATATCAAGATTGACGGATATGGGGGCTGAGCCGTTCTTGCTCTCGCCATCACTTGTTGGCGCGATTGCACAGCGTCTCGTACGCCGAGTATGCAGAGATTGTAGTGAGAAGCGCGTGCCGACTGACTATGAAAAACAAGTTTTCGCGCAGTATAATGAGTCGATTTCTGAAATTGCACGTGGAAGAGGCTGTCCCGCATGTAATCATACAGGATATCGCGGTCGAATCGCGATTCATGAAGTGCTCGTCATTAACGATACGATTAAAGCACATATTTTGAAGAAAAGTGGAACGATTGAAATTCGAGAAGAAGCACGAAAACAAGGGTTCCAAACTTTAGTGGAAGATGGTTTGTTAAAAGTAGTGGAAGGACTGACGACAATTGAAGAAGTACTTCGTGTCGCATCTTCTGAATAGGGTGTGAATCATTATGGCTGATCTTGATCAATTATTTAAAAAAGCGTTTAACTATCATGCATCTGATTTACATCTGTCTATTGGGATCCCGGCAGTTTTCCGAATCAATGGGACCTTACAAAGTCTAGATGATGTTATTTATTCGTCTGAGCAACTGGAAACAATGGTGAAAGCAATTATTCCGAAAAATAGACTGGCTGAATTTAAGGAATTAGGAGAAGTGGATTTTAATTATTCCTTACAAAATGTATGTAGGTTTCGTGTGAATGCCTTTCATCAAAGCGGTGAAGTATCCATTGCGGCTCGTCTTGTACCGACTTCAATCCCGACGATTGAAGCTTTAAAAATGCCGAACATTTTGTATCCGTTGGTCGAAAAGTCACAGGGGCTTATTTTAGTAACTGGGCCAACCGGTTCAGGTAAATCGACAACATTGGCAGCGATGATTGATTACATAAATCGTAAATATGCAAAACATATTATTACATTAGAAGACCCAATTGAGTATATACATACGCATGAAAAATCAATTGTTAATCAGCGAGAAGTTGGAACGGATACAAAAAGCTTTGCCAATGGCTTACGAGCTGCGTTACGTCAAGACCCAGATGTCATTTTAGTAGGAGAAATGCGTGACTTAGAAACAATTTCGACGGCAATTACGGCAGCAGAGACAGGACATTTAGTGTTGGCGACGCTTCATACGAGCAGTGCAATGACGACAATTGACCGAATGATTGACGTCTTTCCGCCACACCAGCAAAATCAAATTCGAATCCAAATCGCAAACGTATTACAAGGAGTCATATCACAACGGTTATTCAGTCGAAAAGATGGAAGCGGCCGTGTAGCGGCAACTGAAATATTAGTACAAACACCGGCGATAGCAAACCTAATTCGTTCTGAAAAAGTGCATATGATTCAAAATATCATGCAGACGCACAGAAGTCTTGGCATGCATACACTTGAAACGTCTATACATCAATTGATTGCTAAGGATTTAATTCGTTACGAAGACGCTGAACCGTATTTAACAGTAGGTGAAATGTAATGCCGGTTTATAAATATAGCGGAAGAACAACTTCCGGGGAAATGAAAAAAGGAACGATTACAGCTAACTCTGAAAAAGAAGCAATTGCCAAATTACGAAATGATGGTATTCATCCACGTGAAATTGTAGAATCGACGAGCATTTTACATAAAGAAATCTCAATTGATCCAAAAGTAAAAAACGAAGATTTCGTTATTTATTGTCGTCAATTCGCAACGCTCATTCGGGCAGGCATATCAATCGTTGAAGCGACACATATATTGGCTGGGCAAACATCGAGTAAACCGTTGAAAAATGCGCTATTCACAATTGAAGAAGAAGTTCGAGCAGGTACCTCTTTTTCAAGTGCTGCCCAAAAAAATGAAGCTATTTTCCCGTCGTTATTTGTTAATATGATGCGGGTTGCAGAAGCGACGGGAAATCTCGATTCTACATTAGATAGACTGGCAAACTATTACGAGAAGCAATTTAAGCTTAAAAAAAGCATTCAGTCCACGTTAATTTATCCGCTCGTTTTACTAATTGCGATTATTGTTGTTTCAATTAGTTTACTCGTTGTCGTTGTTCCAAGGTTTTCGGAAATGTTCGAGGATTTCGGTGCGGAATTACCGTTTATCACCATTTTTGTTCTTGGAATCAGTGATTTTTTACAAGGATTCTGGTGGATTTTTCTACTTTTTGGAATTGGGGTTCCGGTAATTTTCAACTTAATGTATAAGCGGAATACACAATTTCATTATCAAGTGCACTACATATTATTAAAACTGCCGATTTTTGGGCCACTCCTTCAAAAATCAGCCATTGCACAAATGACACGCACATTATCGTCATTATTCAGCAGTTCCGTGCCGATTTTACAAGCGTTAAAAATCGTTGAACGTGTCGTAAATAATCCGATTATCGGAAAAGTGATTAAAGAAGCACATGACAGCTTGGAAAAAGGGAGTACACTGTCGGCTCCGCTAGAAAAAAGTTGGCTATTTCCTCCGCTTGTCACGCAAATGACTGCGATCGGAGAGCAAACGGGTTCGTTAGATTATATGCTGGAAAAAGTAGCGGACTTTTACGAAGATGACGTTGATAGAACTGTAGATTCTTTGAAGGCTTTAATTGAGCCGCTTATGATTATTATTCTCGCCATCGCCGTTGGGACAATCGTTCTATCAATCATGGTCCCGATGTTTAGTTTGTTTGAGCAGATGTAATACCTGAAAATGATTTCCGCTATAGGCGGACGCTTTCCGTGGGGCGTGAGGTGAGCCTCCTCGGTCGCTGTCGCTCCACTGCGGGGTCTCACCTGTCACGCTAATTCCACAGGAGTCGCCGCCTTCCGCTCCAATCATCATAGACTAATCCGTTAAGGAGGTGAAAAAAAGGATGCAAAATAATAGTGAACAAACAAGTAAATATAGAAAAATTGGGGGAATTAAAATGATGAAAAATATTAGAAAACGACTTGAGAATGAAAAAGGATTAACGCTTGTTGAATTACTTGCGGTAATTGTGATTTTAGCGATTATTGCAGCGATAGCGATTCCGGCGATTGGGAACATTATTAAAAATTCTCAGGTTGGTGCATTGAAGTCAGATAGCCTTAACGCTATAGCGGCAGCTGAGCTTTATATAATTGATAATCCGGAAGTACTTGAGAATAATACGAGCTCGATGGTTACGTTATCACTTCTTACAGGAGACGAAGAAGGAGCTGGTGAGTCATATTTAGAAGAGGAAATAAGCTTAACAGATTTTGAGTATGACCCGACAGCTAAAGCAGTAACAAAATTAAAAGCCCAAAAAGGTGGAGTGAAGTTTGAGTTGATAGGTGGTCAGAAAGCTGT
This window of the Sporosarcina pasteurii genome carries:
- a CDS encoding prepilin-type N-terminal cleavage/methylation domain-containing protein; the encoded protein is MMKNIRKRLENEKGLTLVELLAVIVILAIIAAIAIPAIGNIIKNSQVGALKSDSLNAIAAAELYIIDNPEVLENNTSSMVTLSLLTGDEEGAGESYLEEEISLTDFEYDPTAKAVTKLKAQKGGVKFELIGGQKAVKKDLLDLPNNSKSTTIFEITR
- a CDS encoding GspE/PulE family protein — its product is MVIQNRKRLGDLLIESNVIQPEQLEKALKNKSRDEKLGDYLIEQQLITEQQLIEVLEFQLGIPHVNLNQYSIEPELIQLVPKELAKRANLMPIRRDRNKLLIAMADPMDYFAIEELRMATGCQIETSIAAKDDIFRTITKYYDLQESMEEALEDLLPTNLDDENQITDEDSPIVRLVNQIIANAVAERASDIHFDPQETELKVRYRIDGVMRDERSLPKNMQDIITARVKIMGNLNITENRIPQDGRISSVVNFKPIDIRLSTLPTIFGEKIVMRVLDLSTVLNDIDMLGFTNDNLGKFRNMLQKPNGIVLITGPTGSGKSSTLYAALNHLNEEAINIITVEDPVEYQLAGVNQIQVREEIGMTFATGLRSILRQDPDVIMIGEIRDSETAEIAIRSSLTGHLVLSTLHTNSAIESISRLTDMGAEPFLLSPSLVGAIAQRLVRRVCRDCSEKRVPTDYEKQVFAQYNESISEIARGRGCPACNHTGYRGRIAIHEVLVINDTIKAHILKKSGTIEIREEARKQGFQTLVEDGLLKVVEGLTTIEEVLRVASSE
- a CDS encoding type IV pilus twitching motility protein PilT — translated: MMADLDQLFKKAFNYHASDLHLSIGIPAVFRINGTLQSLDDVIYSSEQLETMVKAIIPKNRLAEFKELGEVDFNYSLQNVCRFRVNAFHQSGEVSIAARLVPTSIPTIEALKMPNILYPLVEKSQGLILVTGPTGSGKSTTLAAMIDYINRKYAKHIITLEDPIEYIHTHEKSIVNQREVGTDTKSFANGLRAALRQDPDVILVGEMRDLETISTAITAAETGHLVLATLHTSSAMTTIDRMIDVFPPHQQNQIRIQIANVLQGVISQRLFSRKDGSGRVAATEILVQTPAIANLIRSEKVHMIQNIMQTHRSLGMHTLETSIHQLIAKDLIRYEDAEPYLTVGEM
- a CDS encoding VanW family protein; this encodes MRLKFILSGIIGFVLILFLFPLLINTKASAENKNTSTTIAGIPISADKASSIQGEVAAAINEWKMQPLIVKGETAIIEIDPKHIEFAITNAVDAYIQAVKTPWYKPWSKEIATDIPLDVTLSDEVEEILKSAPLFIVDETMQAIVVHSSFLKKTEVHAKEISISKDSLPRTSFEIQEIRRDHGPILSPLAEALDASLVKPGETFSFLQFFDGHSLTDQEAVNFFASVLYSVVLQAEVSILERHSQHTLPNFLEPGIEVDVSERLHRDFVFRNDSQTPMIFASKIDNEKLLIELYTLESDRTITYVVHKKEVKPRTIYRLSSSVRRGTEKLLQEGESGYQVTVTKKIVDQTGTELEEHISRDFYPPKHKIVIVSSDEPVQIETNEVSEQEATNTEEKKESNSETNHEQTSEENRSTERDSEQNEIEESPPKEVMYDKGGNVITDQDD
- a CDS encoding type II secretion system F family protein, giving the protein MPVYKYSGRTTSGEMKKGTITANSEKEAIAKLRNDGIHPREIVESTSILHKEISIDPKVKNEDFVIYCRQFATLIRAGISIVEATHILAGQTSSKPLKNALFTIEEEVRAGTSFSSAAQKNEAIFPSLFVNMMRVAEATGNLDSTLDRLANYYEKQFKLKKSIQSTLIYPLVLLIAIIVVSISLLVVVVPRFSEMFEDFGAELPFITIFVLGISDFLQGFWWIFLLFGIGVPVIFNLMYKRNTQFHYQVHYILLKLPIFGPLLQKSAIAQMTRTLSSLFSSSVPILQALKIVERVVNNPIIGKVIKEAHDSLEKGSTLSAPLEKSWLFPPLVTQMTAIGEQTGSLDYMLEKVADFYEDDVDRTVDSLKALIEPLMIIILAIAVGTIVLSIMVPMFSLFEQM